The following proteins are encoded in a genomic region of Brachypodium distachyon strain Bd21 chromosome 1, Brachypodium_distachyon_v3.0, whole genome shotgun sequence:
- the LOC112270128 gene encoding uncharacterized protein LOC112270128, whose product MPGSTAQSGNGIDEPPCLPLIPCPRCGRAELISNFQRRAGPRRGQRFYKCQIEEVEGGCGYFAWEAEYKALLDRIADGAGLRQARQIPAVVLDGRVAFQQPRATIALQHGNRIKSLIVGPVAPEVPLLRNAQVFFPGSREGLILGSVYELPSQLPA is encoded by the exons ATGCCTGGCTCAACCGCCCAATCTGGGAATGGAATAGATGAACCACCCTGCCTCCCTTTGATCCCTTGCCCCAGGTGTGGCCGTGCAGAGCTCATCTCCAACTTCCAACGTCGAGCTGGGCCGAGGAGGGGGCAACGCTTCTACAAGTGCCAGATTGAGGAG GTCGAGGGAGGGTGCGGCTACTTTGCATGGGAGGCAGAGTACAAGGCGCTTCTTGATAGGATCGCCGATGGCGCCGGTCTTCGTCAAGCACGCCAGATACCTGCAGTTGTTCTTGATGGCCGTGTGGCATTTCAGCAGCCAAGGGCCACCATAGCACTGCAGCATGGGAACCGAATCAAGAGCCTGATTGTCGGACCAGTGGCACCTGAGGTACCACTGCTGCGCAACGCGCAGGTCTTtttcccgggttcccgggaaggtctcatcctggggagcgtctatgagctccccagCCAGCTACCAGCctga